A region from the Rosa rugosa chromosome 6, drRosRugo1.1, whole genome shotgun sequence genome encodes:
- the LOC133715993 gene encoding GDSL esterase/lipase At1g71250-like translates to MNHQSYLLRLSPNRYTQTPCTETQMLNATLVSSSEMQATQQNQSKMTKMKETLSTKTKGLLLVHHLALLVMGFMVLAQGKLKQASSVQNCRNDSAAFYILGDSSVDCGDNTLFYPLIHSYLSLYSCNGSDGSTLIPHLLAEKMGVQNILPFYSQNGSINGIQRGLNFGSAHATILNHGSQSYQSVNQQLRQVFDSMQLLQLQLSEDRALSFIKSSIFYLSFGKDDFIELFLRNASGTAKQNNTDQEFSHILADQMVHVIRNLYDMNVRRIICMGILPLGCTPRVLLNKYNSTAHPNEDDDDDVPRGCVEEINAQVLEYNRELNEQISELHAELPDAQLLFCDVYQGLTTIINNPEQYGFEDVKNACCGLGMYGAEIGCLSKDMACDKEASHVWWDLYNPTKAVNSLLADSAWSSYPLRICRPMSIQEFFTASV, encoded by the exons ATGAACCATCAATCATACTTGTTACGCCTATCGCCTAACCGATACACACAAACACCATGCACTGAAACTCAAATGCTGAACGCAACATTAGTATCAAGCAGTGAAATGCAAGCCACACAACAGAACCAAAGTAAGATGACAAAGATGAAAGAAACCCTCTCTACCAAAACAAAGGGTTTGCTTCTCGTTCATCATCTAGCTCTATTGGTCATGGGGTTTATGGTTTTAGCTCAAGGGAAACTGAAACAGGCTTCGAGTGTCCAAAATTGTAGAAATGACTCTGCAGCATTCTACATATTGGGGGATTCCTCTGTTGATTGCGGAGACAACACGCTCTTTTACCCTCTCATTCACAGTTATCTGTCCCTGTATTCGTGTAATGGTTCTGATGGCTCAACTCTTATTCCCCATCTTCTTG CTGAGAAGATGGGCGTGCAAAACATTTTACCATTCTACAGTCAAAATGGATCCATTAATGGAATACAAAGAGGCCTTAACTTCGGTTCAGCACATGCAACGATCTTGAATCACGGCAGCCAGAGTTATCAGTCTGTGAACCAGCAGCTCCGCCAAGTTTTTGATTCTATGCAACTCTTACAATTGCAGCTTAGCGAGGACAGAGCTCTCAGTTTCATCAAATCTTCCATCTTCTACCTCTCCTTTGGCAAAGATGACTTCATAGAGCTCTTCCTACGCAATGCCTCGGGTACTGCAAAACAGAATAATACCGATCAAGAATTTTCACACATTTTAGCAGATCAGATGGTACATGTTATACGGAACCTTTATGACATGAATGTGAGGAGGATCATATGCATGGGAATATTGCCGTTGGGATGCACCCCGCGGGTGTTATTGAACAAGTACAATTCCACAGCCCATCcaaatgaagatgatgatgatgatgttccAAGGGGATGTGTAGAGGAGATTAATGCGCAGGTCTTAGAGTACAACAGAGAGCTGAATGAGCAAATCTCTGAGCTTCATGCAGAGTTGCCTGATGCACAGCTTCTGTTTTGTGATGTTTACCAAGGACTTACAACGATCATAAACAACCCAGAACAATATG GATTTGAGGATGTAAAGAATGCTTGCTGCGGGCTTGGTATGTATGGAGCAGAAATTGGATGCCTCTCTAAAGATATGGCATGTGACAAAGAAGCTAGTCATGTGTGGTGGGATTTATACAATCCTACAAAGGCAGTGAACTCATTGCTGGCTGATTCAGCCTGGTCGAGCTATCCGCTTCGGATTTGTCGTCCTATGAGCATCCAGGAATTTTTTACTGCTTCAGTTTAA
- the LOC133715607 gene encoding large ribosomal subunit protein mL43, whose protein sequence is MALRGVWQLKKMVVSYSDWGGSSRGIRSFMESYLPAFKEKNPQLEVVTEHIRGQHPHLKGLYNNQNERVVCVKNMDPEEILQCATRLRNSLGRKVVKLRTRHVTKHPSVQGTWTTDIKF, encoded by the exons ATGGCCTTGAGAGGTGTGTGGCAACTGAAAAAAATGGTTGTGAGCTATTCTGATTGGGGAGGAAGCAGTAGGGGAATCAG GTCATTCATGGAGTCTTACCTACCTGCATTTAAGGAGAAGAATCCTCAGCTAGAGGTAGTTACTGAACACATTCGTGGTCAGCATCCTCATTTGAAGGGCTTATACA ACAACCAAAATGAAAGAGTGGTATGTGTGAAGAATATGGATCCAGAAGAGATTCTTCAATGTGCAACTAGGCTAAGGAATTCACTCGGGAGAAAAGTGGTGAAACTGAGGACTAGACATGTAACCAAACATCCAAGCGTGCAAGGTACCTGGACGACAGACATCAAATTTTGA
- the LOC133718486 gene encoding protein ARV 1-like, with amino-acid sequence MLMDVVFGSFMCLSTFLLATRALFSTFPRSLGYKDLALLIYFKMFLIAMMVWECPMIVIIDLFVLSSHTVALKVHGLDDSGGVMKVVATKILLDENMKENAYDPYA; translated from the exons ATGCTGATGGATGTTGTATTCGGAAGTTTCATGTGTCTATCTACCTTTCTGCTTGCTACGAGGGCTCTTTTCAGCACATTCCCTAGATCACTCGG GTACAAAGACCTTGCACTACTTATTTACTTCAAGATGTTTCTAATTGCAATGATG GTCTGGGAATGTCCTATGATTGTGATCATTGATTTATTTGTGTTATCCTCCCACACAGTGGCACTCAAAG TTCATGGCTTGGATGACTCTGGTGGGGTGATGAAGGTAGTAGCTACCAAAATTTTACTTGATGAaaatatgaaggaaaatgcttatGACCCGTACGCATAA
- the LOC133715992 gene encoding geranylgeranyl diphosphate reductase, chloroplastic-like, which yields MASATQAATIYGGLFTAAAPLQTKRRSFTFRITASSNSSNPPIVGRKLRAAVIGAGPAGSSAAEALAAGGAECFLFERAPSEAKPCGGAIPLCMLDEFDIPARLIDRHVTRMRIFSPSNLAVDFGKTLRPHEFIAMLRREVLDSFLRDRAQSRGASLISGLVTRLEIPASSSPHASYVVHYTKDHARHALAVDVVVGADGANSRVAKSIRAGSYACAIAFQERIKLPDDKMAYYEDLAEMYVGNDVSPDFYAWVFPKCDHVAVGTGTVCSKQDIKVFQRAIRARANAKISGGKVIKVEAHPIPEHPRPTRVRGRVALIGDAAGYVTKCSGEGIYFAAKSGRMCGEAIIKASEGGERMINEEDLKREYLKEWDAKYITTFRFLDLLQKVFYGSDAAREALVELCGDEYVQRMTFESYLYKKLADGNRWDDAKMVLNTVGSLMRCNVLGRKMDALKI from the coding sequence ATGGCCTCAGCCACGCAAGCAGCGACGATCTACGGCGGTCTCTTCACCGCCGCCGCTCCTCTCCAAACAAAGCGTCGGTCTTTCACCTTCAGAATCACAGCCTCATCAAACTCCTCCAACCCACCCATCGTCGGCCGTAAGCTCCGCGCCGCCGTCATCGGCGCCGGTCCCGCCGGGTCCTCCGCCGCCGAGGCCTTGGCCGCCGGCGGAGCCGAGTGCTTCCTCTTCGAGCGAGCCCCCTCGGAAGCCAAGCCCTGCGGCGGAGCCATCCCTCTCTGCATGCTCGACGAGTTCGACATCCCGGCACGCCTCATCGACCGCCACGTCACCCGCATGAGGATCTTCTCCCCCTCCAACCTCGCCGTCGACTTCGGCAAGACCCTCCGCCCCCACGAGTTCATCGCCATGCTCCGCCGCGAGGTCCTCGACTCCTTCCTCCGCGACCGCGCCCAGTCCCGCGGCGCCTCCCTCATCTCCGGCCTCGTCACCCGCCTCGAGATCCCCGCCTCCTCCTCCCCCCACGCGTCCTACGTCGTCCACTACACCAAGGACCACGCGCGCCACGCTCTCGCCGTGGACGTCGTCGTCGGCGCGGACGGCGCCAACAGCCGCGTCGCCAAGTCGATCAGAGCCGGAAGCTACGCCTGCGCCATCGCTTTCCAGGAGAGGATCAAACTCCCAGACGACAAAATGGCCTACTACGAAGACCTCGCCGAAATGTACGTCGGAAACGACGTGTCGCCCGACTTTTACGCCTGGGTCTTCCCCAAATGCGACCACGTGGCAGTGGGCACGGGCACTGTGTGCTCCAAGCAGGACATCAAGGTCTTCCAAAGAGCCATCAGAGCCAGAGCCAATGCCAAGATCAGCGGTGGCAAGGTCATCAAGGTGGAGGCCCACCCGATACCCGAGCACCCCCGCCCCACGCGCGTGAGGGGGCGCGTGGCGCTCATTGGCGACGCCGCCGGGTACGTGACCAAATGTTCCGGCGAGGGGATTTACTTTGCGGCGAAATCGGGGAGAATGTGCGGTGAGGCGATAATAAAGGCGTCGGAGGGAGGGGAGAGGATGATCAATGAGGAGGATTTGAAGAGGGAGTATTTGAAAGAGTGGGATGCTAAGTACATTACGACGTTTAGGTTCTTGGACTTGTTGCAGAAGGTGTTTTATGGTAGTGATGCGGCTAGAGAAGCTTTGGTGGAGCTGTGTGGGGATGAGTATGTGCAGCGCATGACGTTCGAGAGTTACTTGTACAAGAAGTTAGCTGATGGGAATAGGTGGGATGATGCTAAGATGGTTTTGAATACCGTTGGGAGTTTGATGAGGTGTAACGTTTTGGGGAGGAAAATGGACGCTTTGAAGATTTGA